GCTCACCCAATGTCTGTGTCGTCGTTGTATCCTAGCAACTGCCTTTAATTTCCAAGTAATTGCGACACTTACGTGCAATCGTGCGCACTGACACTGACGCCAAGCTACAAGCTAGCTGGCTACACATAGCTAGCTGTAACAGGAGTCCAGCACTCCGTCCATATCGACAGGAACTCCTGAGCAGTACGAAAGTGGAATATATCCGTTCGTTCGTCCGATCTAAGAGGTTTAGATACTAAATAAGCAGTGGTTCGTATTCGGAATTGTACTGCATCTGAATAGTACATCTGAATCCGGATGCTCAAAGTCGGATATCTTAGTATGCGAATAGGATGAATATTAATGTTCGATACATCTTGGCACTATTCGTATCCAAACTCGatccgagaaaaaaaaaatatatttgcaTCCGTTCTGATCCATTTTCATGCGGACTCATAGCGCAACATAGACGCAAGCACGAGCTACCTAGCTAGCTTATAGTATATACGATCGAGTAGCTATAGCTAGCCCTAGCCCCCCTAGCTACGTACAGTACATGTACATTCTTGCGACGTCTCACCATGCACGCTTTGCATTGCTTCCTTCTCCATTGGCCGATCGATGGATGGATAGCGACGTGCATGGACGCATCTATTGCAGATGTGCGGATGACACGATCCCgtgcatcgttgttgttggcacGTATACGTGTACCACGCCCATCTTCACCTGTCGTCTAGTTCGGATCGCCGTCGTCAATGCTTTCCGATCCCAGCAGCACAGTGTGGGGGTGCGCGTGCGTTGGAGTGACGACCATGgatccatcgatcgatcgatctgtaCCTTTCAAGCCACTGTTCGCCATGTCTACTGGTTCAGAGTCTGTCTCAGCAGTGCCATGTTTTCGGATTACCGACTAATCTTGGATGCTTCCTTGAACTGTGTATATAGAGATCATCCGATCGGTGATACAAGTCTGTTAGTTAGGATATTGACACGGGTCTCTATAATATAATAGCCATTTTAACGAccaatatttataaaatatattgtCTTAAATGAAAATAATTTCCATATGTTATGtcaaatattttttaaactGAATCTAGTAATTGTTGACGATTTATAGAGAACTTTAGATATGTATGTAGTCAAAGGATGTGAGATTTTCAAGTACACTACCATGCATTCTCCGGATGTGGGTGGTTGTTACAACACAAAGCATCACTCTGTTACAGCACGACACTGAGCAAACCAGACCATGAAGAAAACAATTGGTTTAAGTACATGTAAGAAGGAAGACATCAAGTACATGCACGAGAAGTTTTCTAATGAGGTTTTGCACCAACACCGCTGAGCACGAATATTTAGTCGGTGCAGTGCATCATGCAACGCATATGTGTATGTGCATCAGGTCAGGTCAAGCGAGCATGCAGCGGCAGCAAACAGTCAAACATGCTGCCACCGCCCTAATTCCCCGCCTCAAAACTCGATCAAACTAAAAAGATTCTGCCACATTTTAAAACCCCCAACCCATTGTACTTAACCACTGCTAATAATCAACAattaagcatcatcatcatctctctctctctctctctctctctctctctctctacaccAATGCGATCGACCTCCACTCCGGAATCCAAGAAACTTGATGATCGATGAGTGGGCGACATGGCCGGTACTTGCCATCATTATATTGATTGATCAAATACTTTTTGGCGTCTGAGGCAGAGGCTCAAAGCTCAAACCCACCTACAACAACTACAACTAGTGTGTTGTTTGGTTCAGAATCAGGCACCGGCACACTCTCGTTTTTTCGCCGCGAATTCGATCCAAAAAGATTCTTTGCTGGAGCATTATTCTAACTCGGTCGTCAGTGTAGGAGGTTGCAGGAACACAAGGTATCTTCTGATCGCGATAGTCAAACGGACAATGCATGCAATGGTGGTCGAAATTTCGGTGCAATTGATCTGATCATGGGTGGCGTAGCGGTATGGCAGGGAATCCAATTTTGGTTCTACTACTGCGGCACATTTAGCTAGGGATACCGAGCATATTGTATTTGCACAGAAGACGTAATGTACACATGTTTAAACTTATTTGAAAATGGATTTGAATTGCACAGATGAGATGTAATGTAAtgtaatgaaatgatcttggtccAGTCCAACAAGACAAAGATGAACAATAAACTACTGGAAAGCAGACAATATTTCCAGAGTTTTCCGGGTCTGGATCGGACCACACCGTAGTATGATATCCCATCACCAGACTAAGCAGCATACACATAGTTTACCCAAAAGGAGGGGGACCATCATGCCCCTAccagagagaaaaaaaagagagcagCTTTATAATCTGGTGGTTAGCTAAAGGAACAGCACTACCAGCTTGCAAACTTAACAACGCTTTCCCAAACAGTttccaaagaaaataaaaagcaTCGCTAACCGCTTAACGATGCTTTCGCGAGGTCGGGTTTCGGGCTAAACTAAACAAACCACCACTCCACTAGGCCTGCCCGCGGGCCCCACCACCAACCAAAAGAAGCAAGCAAGAGGCTCAAGAAAGGAGGAACAGGGAGTAGTGGAGAGGGATAGAGATTGGGGGGGAGAtatgagagggagagagatgagagagggaaggattgAACAAGAAATGGGATAGACAAGCATGCATATGCTACTACACGCTCCATGTTACATTGTTCCTTTGCATATCTTATTGGGAGATGGCAGTATTGTATGCGCCAAAAGATGCTCCCCCGAGATCTCTCATGATAGCATGCATCCTAATCATGGCAAACCGCACACCTTGTTTACTTTGATTTGGTTCCTAATATAATTCTTTGGTGCTAGTTAATAATCATCCTTCTAGTACATGGATCCGGGCTGCGCCGCTCGCGGTCCTcggcccgcccgcccgcgcccggacTCTAGCTGGCTAGGGTTCTCCATCTACCACTGGCTCAGTAGCAGCATCCAGACTGCTAATAGCTCCTCAATTGAAGAAGAGGGCATGAGGGATAAGCttcagtgcagtgcagtgcattACATATTAGCTACTGATAGTTTAACGGATCGGATCCTGCGATGCAGACGAACCAGAACCCGGTAACCCGGTAGCAGTACATGGATGATGGACTAGACGTGTTGGTTGTGGCATGGGAGCGAGACCCGTGACCCGACGAATCAATCTGTGGTGTGGTGTGGGCACTGGGTCGGCCCGGGCTGTCGCGGGTCGGCCCGGCAGGCCGCCCATGGCTGCACCCTGCCCCGCAACCACCCCAGCTGTTTCTtgaaccctcctcctcctctggcaCGTACGTGTGCTTCACACCCCTGCCCGTGCGACCGATGTGGCCTGGCTCGCACGGCCACACGCCCCCCCGCCATGGCCGCTCCTCTATAAAGCTTCACACCACCCCCACACACGAGCCCATCTCAAGTCACAGCATCAGTTCACACAGCTCAGCTTCAACGACTCATCGAGCTAGAAAAAGATAAGGGCGCAGCTCACACAGCTTCGTCTTCATCCATCGTCGAAAGCTTgttggaggagggagggaggtttACGGTCGAGGAGGAACTAGGAAGAGATGGAGGTCGTGGCCGCCGACGTCGACAGCTGCCTGAAGGCGACGGAGCTGAGGCTCGGCCTGCCGGGCACCGAGGAGAAGGCgctgccgacgccgccgtcgactcCCAGAGGCAAGAAGCGCGAGGGGAACAccggcgccgaggaggccgccaAGAAGCGCGATGGCGagaccgcgccgccggccgccaagTGAGTGACTGACCATACAcgcttcttcttcgtcttcttcttcggCCGGCCAGTGTTCTAACGTGCTTTGAAATTAACTCGTCGTGTGCAGGGCTCAGGTGGTGGGATGGCCGCCGGTGAGGTCCTACAGGAAGAGCTGCTTCCAGCAGTCAAGCAGCAGCGCCACCAAGACcaagccggcgccggcgccggaggagaaggccccgcccgccgccggtgcTGGCAGCGCGCTGTTTGTCAAGGTGAGCATGGACGGAGCCCCTTACCTGAGGAAGGTGGACCTCAAGATGTACAAGGGCTACCGCGAGCTCAGGGAGGCCCTGGAGGCCATGTTCCTCGGcttctccggcggcgccgccgacgcgccggCCGTCAACCCCTCCGACTTCGCCGTCACCTACGAGGACAAGGACGGCGACCTCATGCTCGTCGGAGACGTGCCCTTCGAGTAAGTGCTCTTGCAAATCGACACACCTCGCTCCTCTGTTCTCCTCCATCTGCTGCTCAGATTTCATATGCAGATGATTAAGATTTTCAAGGTATTTCGAAATTGTGTCTGATGATGTTTGGTTCTTTTGTGTCTCTGCAGCATGTTCATCAGCACCTGCAAGAGGTTGAGGATCATGAAGGGATCCGAGGCAAGAGGCCTGGGGTCAGTGAAGAACAACTGAGGTTGCAAGATGCATGTGTCTTGTGCGTGAGCAGattcttttgttctttttggGTTGGAATCTCCAAGGCATGGACAAGTGTTTTACCATGCATCTCCCCTTGTCTGGCTCGATCTTCAACTAACACAACATCATATCATGGGATGAAGAGAGGCAAAAGATTGCAACATCGAGAAGAGAAGTGGGAGCAtggaaggaggagagggagctTTGTGCATCAAAGAGCATGCATGCGTGGATGTGTGGTCACTTTGtttctattttcttcttctttttcactaCTACTAGGTGTTAGCAACACAAAAGGAGTGGAGGTTCGAGTTGACATCTCCATGTGTGTTTGTACAAAGCCAAAGATCATCACTTTTAAGTTATATCTACCAGTGCTTGGTTACTACTACTGTAAGCGCAGGGGAAAACAGGGCTGTTTTCtgttttcccctctctgatgaGTTTATCTATCGACAATATTTCCCTTTTGGTTGTGCAATGCAAGAACAACAGCCTTTGCTTGTTGAATGCAAGAAACCATAGATTCAGTCCATCAGTTCACTATATTCTCAATCCAATAATCCTTTCATAGACATCAATCTCAACCACAAAGTTAACCCCTTTGCTAATGTTACTAGAAGTGTGAACAAAAAAACTATGCAACTTGCAACACAAACACACTAGTTCTTCCTCCTCATTCAGCTAGCAACCTTTTGGGAGCATGTGCAAGGAAGATTTTACATGCTTATATGCATGCTCAAGGATGGGCAGCAACACAAGATCCAGTCCAGTCTTGCTTCACCATTCCACTTGGCACCTGTCAAGTGGCAAAATAAGCCACCAAGTTGGCCGGCACAGCCAGAGCTGGCCGGTCAAGCCTCAAACAGAAACCCCAGCTCTGGCAAGAGCTGAATCTGGGCGCCTTGCCCTTGCACACTTGCAGCGCCCAATTCATCCAGATTTCAGCGGTAACATGCGGCTGTCCATGGCCTCGCCGACAGGGTACATGTGGCGCACATGAGCGCGACGATTGCGGCCAAGACCAGACGAGGAGGGCATCCAAGGCAGCAGCACAGAGATGAGTTGGGCCTTCCAGCTCCAGGGCGTTTTCACGGCTAGCTTGCCTAATCTTCTGGGACGCCGGTTCAGCCGGCttgccagccggccggccggccaccggagAGCATAGCGCCTGGAGATCGATGCGGTGGGCCCCCCATGACGGAGCAGCATCGGCGAAATGAATGGAGGGATGCAGGGTCCCTGTCTGCTGAAGATTTTCCTTTGCGTTTCCCCTGCAATGAGGTTGCATGATTGGGGTCAGTCAGTCAGTCTTCTGTTAGGTCCAACCAGAGCTTGGTGCTAGTGCATTCATTCATTGTGCTTCAGGGATAGTGTCTGTGTGTATGTGTGCAAGAACAGGCTGGCCTGGCTGGTTGATGCGAGAGGCTTTTCGGTCTCGATCGCCTCTATTTGTGTGTGGTGTTGCTGGGTGTGGCAAATAGGATATGTTCTGGGCGACTTGCTGACTCAGGGATGCATGGCTCTGATGAGCCTGAAGCCCTGAACTGACCATGCAACTTCTGAAGACAAAGGAAATTCAGATCCGCAGACATCTTGAAGTACTGAAGTCTACCCAACATCTCTTTTAAGTTTTTAGCGCGCTTTGTATCGTTCAAATTGATTCTACCATAAGATCAGACTAAACAACACGGGCCCTGGGCCCCTGATTTCAAATCGTAACTATATATAAATGGGTAACAATAACAGGTGAAGTAGCAGAAGGAATTGTTCTAGTTGAAAAGCCTTAAAAATTTGAACATTGGGGGTTATCTATAGAATACAGGTATATTTATAAGCAAATAATAGGGGACTTATAAAGAAGGAAAACATACTGTTCTGAGTACAGGGCTTGTCTTGATCAGAGTTCTCATATGTTCTCCTTGCTAAAGGATGATTTTTTACTCCTATGCTGCCATCAGAGCTTCAAGTGGCCACCATCTCCCGGCTCTTTCTTCAGTTCAGTTTCAAATTCTGTCTGAATTTAGGGATGGCACATATACCAGAATAACTTGGTCACACAGAAAAATGGTAGATATATGAAGACACAATTTGAAATTGGCTGCTTTAAGAGACGGTCAGACTGCTAATCTCCAGTATATGAAACAGCACATATGCAAATTAGGAAAAAGAGCACCGTGCTTATTTCATTGCCTGCAGGATGACTAATTCGTATATGAATCCATTTGCCAATTACTAATGTCGACGTAATAGTATACTGTGTAAAAGTACAAGTTTAAAATCTAATTTGTAGGCCATGACCGTGGGGAAGACAAGAAACAAAGCCACAAACCTGACAACTAGCACCGCAAGATCTTTATGATCtccctaaaaaaattaaatggtACACCATTTTGTTACGATTTTGACGTGAAGTGGGTCCACTTGAAGAGCTCTTTGATACATAGCCACTGACATGGTAAAATGTTGAACAGCAAAGACTTGCCCAACTCTAACAAATTTGCTCATGAGCAAATGAGTTTAAAACTGACTAGACTCCGTTGCGCCACCAGAATTCCATCACCAACCAAACAGAACTCCCAGTCCCAGCACAACCATTTTGGCAACCGGCTATTTTGGGCTACCGAATCAATAATATCCCAAGAGCTATATATGTGCAAGACAGAGTACAGACCATTAGACCAATTCAAAAGGTCTACATTATCTCCAAAAGGTATTCATATGGACCATCCATAAAAAAAGGCACTAAACTTGTGGCAAACGTAGTTTTGACGCCGTGCCCAAATTTGTGATGGGCCTAACCATCTAGGTGGTTGTGCTGGGATTCCTCCAATTCCGAATATTCTAATCTGTGAATGGAAGTGAAAAGCATGGATCACCCAAAGGAGACCAACTGAAACGGGCAAGGCATGGAATTCCCATCACTGAACGCTAACGTAACCAAAGCTTTCAGCACCTAGTAGTGCAAATGTGCCCCTCCATGGATTCAATGGGCATTACGAGAACTGCATAAGAAGGGGTTAAAAACAATGCAGTTGAAGAAATAAACAATTAACCATGCCATTTGCTCGATCTTAAATCATCAATTCCGCATCAATTATTGTAACCGAGCACCCACCGGAATTCTAAGCCTATCTCAAATCATCAATTCACAGCTGGATCTCATACTTGTAGCATGCTTGAAATGCAACAGGATGAGCACGAAAATTCGAAACCCGGTGGATACAATCCGAGCGAGCGATCACGTGCGTGCGTACCTTCCGGAAGCCCTCATCTCCAGAGCGGACGGAAAGAGCAGCTACTTGTATCCCGCCGAAGTCGCGAGCGGCAGGCGCAACGACGCGGAGTTGGTGGCGGCTGCGGCGAGGTCGAAGGCGCCGtcgacgagagagagagagaggatgcgGCGGGCAGGGGTGAGTGGGCCTCTTTAGTTTTTCGGGCTCTGTCTTGGCGGCCCAGTGAACAAATGAGAGAGATCTGCGTCTGTGTAATGGCCTGCTTGGTTTGAGGCCTTCCCCGCCTTTGCAGAATTACAAGATTTGAGCTGGAAATTTGTAGTATGATATTGATGATATAGTTGATATGAATGAGTCGGGGAACAAGCCAATTAGCCACATGTATGACATGTGACACAATTTAATTGGGTATGCGCTCAATTATCGTGATTTATCTAAACCTTGAAATGCATGTCTCTCCCAAATCT
This sequence is a window from Setaria italica strain Yugu1 chromosome III, Setaria_italica_v2.0, whole genome shotgun sequence. Protein-coding genes within it:
- the LOC101766894 gene encoding auxin-responsive protein IAA31, producing MEVVAADVDSCLKATELRLGLPGTEEKALPTPPSTPRGKKREGNTGAEEAAKKRDGETAPPAAKAQVVGWPPVRSYRKSCFQQSSSSATKTKPAPAPEEKAPPAAGAGSALFVKVSMDGAPYLRKVDLKMYKGYRELREALEAMFLGFSGGAADAPAVNPSDFAVTYEDKDGDLMLVGDVPFDMFISTCKRLRIMKGSEARGLGSVKNN